The following coding sequences are from one Streptomyces sp. NBC_00536 window:
- a CDS encoding SDR family oxidoreductase, translating into MSIVVTGATGALGRLVLEDLLATVPASEIAAVVRNKEKAADLAERGIEVRVADYSDPASLDGVFRAGDRVLMISGSEVGHRVPQHTAVIEAAKAAGVAQLAYTGILGGPEADFDLAAEHRVTEQLILDSGLPHTFLRNGWYHENYTAQLGNVLEHGAVVSSAGEGRIASAARADYAAAAAAVVSGEGHLNRVYELSGDTAWSLAEYAAEVAAQSGREITYASVPADAHLDVLTGAGVPAAFAAILVDVDAAIARGRLAGTSGDLARLIGRPTTPIAAAIAAALA; encoded by the coding sequence ATGAGCATCGTCGTCACCGGAGCCACCGGAGCCCTCGGCCGCCTCGTCCTGGAGGACCTGCTGGCCACCGTCCCCGCCTCGGAGATCGCCGCCGTCGTCCGGAACAAGGAGAAGGCCGCCGACCTGGCCGAGCGCGGCATCGAGGTGCGCGTCGCGGACTACAGCGACCCCGCGAGCCTGGACGGCGTCTTCCGCGCCGGGGACCGGGTCCTGATGATCTCCGGCAGCGAGGTCGGCCACCGCGTGCCGCAGCACACCGCCGTGATCGAGGCCGCGAAGGCCGCCGGGGTGGCCCAGCTCGCCTACACCGGGATCCTCGGCGGCCCCGAGGCCGACTTCGACCTCGCCGCCGAGCACCGCGTCACCGAGCAGCTCATCCTCGACTCCGGGCTGCCCCACACCTTCCTGCGCAACGGCTGGTACCACGAGAACTACACCGCGCAGCTGGGGAACGTACTGGAGCACGGCGCGGTGGTCTCCAGCGCGGGCGAGGGCCGCATCGCGTCCGCGGCCCGCGCCGACTACGCCGCCGCGGCGGCCGCCGTGGTCAGCGGCGAGGGCCACCTGAACCGGGTCTACGAGCTGAGCGGCGACACCGCCTGGAGCCTGGCGGAGTACGCGGCCGAGGTCGCGGCGCAGTCCGGCCGCGAGATCACCTACGCGTCGGTCCCGGCGGACGCGCACCTGGACGTGCTGACCGGCGCCGGGGTCCCGGCCGCCTTCGCGGCGATCCTGGTCGATGTGGACGCGGCCATCGCGCGCGGGCGGCTCGCGGGCACCAGCGGGGACCTGGCCCGGCTGATCGGCCGCCCGACCACTCCGATCGCCGCCGCGATCGCCGCCGCGCTGGCCTGA
- a CDS encoding winged helix-turn-helix transcriptional regulator, producing the protein MEVSVQAVSVKAPMCPSRGVLEHVTSRWGVLVLASLVERSYRFSELRREVGGVSEKMLAQTLQTLERDGFVLRVARPVIPPHVDYSLTPLGREAAEQVWALARWTERRTGAVQEARAAYDEARAAYDEARTP; encoded by the coding sequence ATGGAAGTAAGTGTGCAGGCAGTGAGCGTGAAGGCTCCGATGTGTCCCTCCCGCGGCGTCCTGGAGCACGTCACCAGCCGCTGGGGGGTCCTCGTCCTGGCCTCGCTGGTGGAGCGGTCGTACCGGTTCAGCGAACTGCGCCGGGAGGTGGGCGGCGTCAGCGAGAAGATGCTGGCCCAGACCCTCCAGACGCTGGAGCGGGACGGCTTCGTCCTGCGGGTCGCGCGGCCGGTGATCCCGCCGCACGTCGACTACTCCCTCACCCCGCTGGGGCGCGAGGCCGCCGAACAGGTGTGGGCGCTGGCCCGCTGGACGGAACGCCGTACGGGCGCGGTGCAGGAAGCCCGGGCGGCGTACGACGAGGCGCGCGCGGCGTACGACGAGGCCCGGACCCCGTAG
- a CDS encoding 2-oxoacid:ferredoxin oxidoreductase subunit beta, translating into MTEVTDAPAQAPKLLSLVPKAEAKQSMKDFKSDQEVRWCPGCGDYAVLAAVQGFMPELGLAKENIVFVSGIGCSSRFPYYMNTYGMHSIHGRAPAIATGLATSRRDLSVWVVTGDGDALSIGGNHLIHALRRNVNLKILLFNNRIYGLTKGQYSPTSEVGKLTKSSPMGSLDAPFNPVSLAIGAEASFVARTVDSDRKHLTEVLRAAADHQGTALVEIYQNCNIFNDGAFEVLKDQEQAQEAVIRLEHGKPIRFGIDLAKGVIRDRATGDLQVVQVTPENEADILVHDAHTTSPTNAFALSRLADPDTLHHTPIGVFRSVERPVYDTQMADQLDTAIEQHGKGDLGTLLTGNDNWTVVG; encoded by the coding sequence ATGACTGAGGTCACCGACGCCCCCGCCCAGGCACCCAAGCTGCTGTCGCTGGTCCCCAAGGCCGAGGCGAAGCAGTCGATGAAGGACTTCAAGTCCGACCAGGAAGTCCGCTGGTGCCCCGGCTGCGGCGACTACGCCGTCCTGGCCGCCGTCCAGGGCTTCATGCCCGAACTCGGCCTCGCCAAAGAGAACATCGTCTTCGTCTCCGGCATCGGCTGCTCCTCCCGCTTCCCGTACTACATGAACACCTACGGGATGCACTCCATCCACGGCCGCGCCCCGGCCATCGCCACCGGCCTGGCCACCTCCCGGCGCGACCTGTCCGTCTGGGTCGTCACCGGCGACGGCGACGCCCTCTCCATCGGCGGCAACCACCTCATCCACGCCCTGCGCCGCAACGTCAACCTCAAGATCCTGCTCTTCAACAACCGGATCTACGGACTGACCAAGGGCCAGTACTCGCCCACCAGCGAGGTCGGGAAGCTCACCAAGTCCTCGCCCATGGGCTCCCTCGACGCCCCCTTCAACCCGGTCTCCCTGGCCATCGGCGCCGAAGCGAGCTTCGTCGCCCGGACCGTCGACTCCGACCGCAAACACCTCACCGAGGTGCTGCGCGCCGCCGCCGACCACCAGGGCACCGCGCTCGTCGAGATCTACCAGAACTGCAACATCTTCAACGACGGCGCCTTCGAGGTCCTCAAGGACCAGGAACAGGCCCAGGAAGCCGTCATCCGGCTCGAACACGGCAAGCCGATCCGCTTCGGCATCGACCTGGCCAAGGGCGTCATCCGCGACCGCGCCACCGGCGACCTCCAGGTCGTCCAGGTGACCCCCGAGAACGAAGCCGACATCCTGGTCCACGACGCGCACACCACGTCACCGACCAACGCCTTCGCGCTCTCCCGCCTCGCCGACCCCGACACCCTGCACCACACCCCCATCGGTGTGTTCCGCAGCGTCGAACGCCCCGTCTACGACACCCAGATGGCCGACCAGCTCGACACCGCCATCGAACAGCACGGCAAGGGCGACCTCGGCACCCTCCTCACCGGCAACGACAACTGGACCGTCGTCGGCTGA
- a CDS encoding 2-oxoacid:acceptor oxidoreductase subunit alpha, whose amino-acid sequence MTSQVSSPAEQADGAGGAVVGGQRTPTGPGGKEVRRLDRVIIRFAGDSGDGMQLTGDRFTSETASFGNDLSTLPNFPAEIRAPAGTLPGVSSFQLHFADHDILTPGDAPNVLVAMNPAALKANIGDVPRGAEIIVNTDEFTKRPMAKVGYEVSPLEDGSLQAYNVHPVPLTTLTVEALKEYGLSRKEAERSKNMFALGLLSWMYHRPTEGTEAFLRSKFAKKPQIAEANVTAFRAGWNFGETTEDFAVSYEVAPATKAFPTGTYRNISGNLALSYGLIAAGRQADLPLYLGSYPITPASDILHELSKHKNFGVRTFQAEDEIAGIGAALGAAFGGSLAVTTTSGPGVALKSETIGLAVSLELPLLVVDIQRGGPSTGLPTKTEQADLLQAMYGRNGEAPVPIVAPRTPADCFDAALDAARIALTYRTPVFLLSDGYLANGSEPWRIPDVEDLPDLRVQFQSGPNHQLADGTEVFWPYKRDPETLARPWAVPGTPGLEHRIGGIEKQDGTGNISYDPANHDFMVRTRQAKIDGIRVPDLDVDDPDGATTLVLGWGSTYGPITAAVRRLRQAGQPIAQAHLRHLNPFPRNLGEVLGRYEKVVVPEMNLGQLATLIRAKYLVDARSYTQVNGMPFKAEQLATVLQEAIND is encoded by the coding sequence GTGACCAGCCAGGTCAGTAGCCCAGCCGAGCAGGCCGACGGGGCCGGGGGTGCTGTTGTCGGAGGACAGCGCACGCCCACGGGTCCCGGCGGGAAGGAAGTCCGTCGGCTCGACCGTGTGATCATCCGTTTCGCGGGTGACTCGGGTGACGGCATGCAGCTCACCGGTGACCGTTTCACGTCCGAGACGGCTTCCTTCGGCAACGATCTCTCGACGCTGCCGAACTTCCCCGCCGAGATCCGGGCGCCTGCCGGAACCCTGCCGGGCGTGTCCTCGTTCCAGCTGCACTTCGCCGACCACGACATCCTCACCCCGGGTGACGCGCCGAACGTCCTGGTCGCGATGAACCCGGCCGCCCTGAAGGCGAACATCGGGGACGTCCCGCGGGGCGCGGAGATCATCGTCAACACCGACGAGTTCACCAAGCGCCCGATGGCGAAGGTCGGCTACGAGGTGTCACCGCTGGAGGACGGGTCGCTCCAGGCGTACAACGTCCACCCGGTGCCGCTCACGACGCTGACGGTGGAGGCGCTCAAGGAGTACGGCCTCTCGCGGAAGGAGGCCGAGCGGAGCAAGAACATGTTCGCGCTGGGCCTGCTGTCGTGGATGTACCACCGGCCGACCGAGGGCACCGAAGCGTTCCTGCGGTCCAAGTTCGCGAAGAAGCCGCAGATCGCGGAGGCGAACGTGACGGCCTTCCGGGCGGGCTGGAACTTCGGTGAGACCACCGAGGACTTCGCGGTGTCCTACGAGGTCGCCCCGGCCACGAAGGCGTTCCCGACCGGCACCTACCGCAACATCTCCGGGAACCTGGCCCTGTCCTACGGGCTGATCGCGGCCGGCCGGCAGGCGGATCTGCCGCTGTACCTGGGCTCGTACCCGATCACCCCGGCCTCCGACATCCTGCACGAGCTGTCCAAGCACAAGAACTTCGGCGTGCGGACCTTCCAGGCCGAGGACGAGATCGCCGGGATCGGCGCCGCGCTCGGCGCCGCCTTCGGCGGGTCCCTCGCGGTGACCACCACCTCCGGACCCGGTGTGGCCCTGAAGTCGGAGACCATCGGGCTGGCGGTCTCCCTGGAGCTGCCGCTGCTGGTCGTCGACATCCAGCGCGGCGGGCCCTCCACCGGCCTGCCGACCAAGACGGAGCAGGCCGACCTGCTCCAGGCGATGTACGGGCGCAACGGCGAGGCCCCGGTCCCGATCGTGGCCCCCCGCACCCCGGCCGACTGCTTCGACGCCGCACTCGACGCCGCCCGGATCGCCCTCACGTACCGGACCCCGGTGTTCCTGCTCTCCGACGGCTACCTCGCCAACGGCTCCGAGCCCTGGCGGATCCCCGACGTCGAGGACCTCCCCGACCTGCGGGTCCAGTTCCAGTCCGGGCCCAACCACCAGCTCGCGGACGGGACGGAGGTGTTCTGGCCCTACAAGCGGGACCCGGAAACCCTCGCCCGCCCCTGGGCCGTGCCCGGCACCCCGGGCCTGGAACACCGCATCGGCGGCATCGAGAAGCAGGACGGCACCGGGAACATCTCCTACGACCCGGCCAACCACGACTTCATGGTCCGCACCCGCCAGGCCAAGATCGACGGCATCCGGGTCCCGGACCTCGACGTGGACGACCCCGACGGGGCCACCACCCTCGTCCTGGGCTGGGGCTCCACCTACGGCCCCATCACCGCCGCCGTCCGCCGCCTGCGCCAGGCCGGCCAGCCCATCGCCCAGGCCCACCTGCGCCACCTCAACCCCTTCCCGCGGAATCTGGGAGAGGTCCTGGGGCGTTACGAGAAGGTAGTGGTGCCCGAGATGAACCTCGGCCAGCTGGCCACCCTGATCCGGGCGAAGTACCTGGTCGACGCCCGCTCGTACACGCAGGTCAACGGCATGCCCTTCAAGGCGGAACAGCTCGCCACGGTCCTCCAGGAGGCCATCAATGACTGA
- a CDS encoding response regulator transcription factor yields MRVVIAEDSVLLREGLTRLLTDRGHDVVAGVGDAEALIKTVAELAAEDALPDVVVADVRMPPTHTDEGVRAAVRLRKDYPGIGVLVLSQYVEEQYATELLAGSSTGVGYLLKDRVAEVREFLDAVVRVARGGTALDPEVVAQLLGRSRKQDVLAGLTPREREVLGLMAEGRTNSAVAKQLVVSDGAVEKHVSNIFMKLGLSPSDGDHRRVLAVLTYLRS; encoded by the coding sequence GTGCGGGTGGTCATCGCCGAGGATTCAGTGCTGCTGCGTGAGGGCCTGACCCGGTTGCTGACCGACCGGGGGCATGACGTCGTGGCCGGCGTCGGGGACGCGGAAGCCCTGATCAAGACGGTGGCGGAGCTGGCGGCGGAGGACGCGCTGCCGGATGTGGTGGTGGCGGACGTACGGATGCCGCCGACCCACACCGACGAGGGGGTACGAGCCGCCGTACGGCTGCGCAAGGACTACCCCGGGATCGGGGTGCTCGTGCTGTCGCAGTACGTCGAGGAGCAGTACGCCACCGAACTGCTGGCCGGTTCCAGCACCGGGGTGGGGTATCTGCTCAAGGACCGGGTGGCCGAGGTGCGAGAGTTCCTCGACGCGGTGGTCCGGGTGGCCCGGGGCGGTACGGCCCTGGACCCCGAGGTGGTCGCCCAGCTGCTGGGCCGCAGCCGCAAGCAGGACGTGCTGGCGGGGCTGACGCCGCGCGAGCGCGAAGTGCTGGGGCTGATGGCCGAGGGGCGGACGAACTCCGCGGTGGCCAAGCAGCTGGTGGTCAGCGACGGAGCGGTGGAGAAGCACGTCAGCAACATCTTCATGAAGCTCGGGCTGTCGCCGAGTGACGGGGATCACCGGCGCGTGCTCGCCGTCCTCACCTACCTGAGATCCTGA
- a CDS encoding sensor histidine kinase, which produces MAIGYGTGYGTGRDSAGRDGAGRRAPSVLTAPFAGRTWREFGHLLIGLPLSTLYFSLAITGVSLGAGLLVTFLGVPVLAGVLGMARGFGHLERARARTLLGMDIGDPEPVRAAKSGALAAMGAMLKSGSAWRHVLYSVIHFPWAVFSFTLSLTLWTYGWSMLLYPLWFWVFPAFTDQPGLQLFQNGDHYSFYLDSPLLIVLTSVIGLGFTLAVPWVIHGLATVDRVLIGGLLGPSRLAHRVTELESDRGVVVDTAAADLRRIERDLHDGAQARLVSLAMDLGLAKEKLAEDPQVAARMVDEAHGEVKIALQELRDLARGIHPAVLTDRGLDAALSSVASRCTVPVRVQVELPGRPVAAIEGIAYFTVSELLQNVSKHSGGGVASVDVWKSGDRLLIQVADDGRGGASTGAGGGLAGLAERLDAVDGVLVVDSPDGGGTTVTAELPWRV; this is translated from the coding sequence ATGGCGATCGGCTACGGCACGGGCTACGGCACGGGCAGGGACAGCGCGGGGAGGGACGGCGCGGGACGGCGGGCGCCCTCGGTGCTCACGGCGCCCTTCGCGGGACGGACCTGGCGCGAATTCGGGCACCTGCTGATCGGGCTGCCGCTGAGCACCCTGTACTTCTCGCTCGCCATCACCGGCGTGAGCCTGGGCGCCGGGCTGCTGGTCACCTTCCTCGGCGTGCCCGTACTGGCGGGCGTACTGGGCATGGCCCGCGGCTTCGGGCACCTGGAGCGGGCCCGCGCGCGGACCCTGCTCGGGATGGACATCGGCGACCCGGAGCCGGTGCGGGCCGCGAAGAGCGGTGCGCTGGCCGCCATGGGCGCGATGCTCAAGAGCGGGAGCGCCTGGCGGCACGTCCTCTACTCGGTGATCCACTTCCCGTGGGCGGTCTTCAGCTTCACGCTGTCGCTGACCCTGTGGACCTACGGCTGGTCGATGCTGCTCTACCCGCTCTGGTTCTGGGTCTTCCCCGCCTTCACCGACCAGCCCGGGCTGCAGCTGTTCCAGAACGGCGACCACTACAGCTTCTACCTGGACTCGCCGCTGCTGATCGTCCTCACCTCGGTGATCGGGCTGGGCTTCACGCTGGCCGTGCCGTGGGTGATCCACGGCCTGGCGACGGTCGACCGGGTGCTGATCGGCGGGCTGCTCGGCCCGTCCCGCCTCGCCCACCGGGTCACCGAGCTGGAGTCGGACCGCGGGGTGGTCGTCGACACCGCCGCCGCCGACCTGCGGCGCATCGAGCGCGACCTGCACGACGGCGCGCAGGCCCGGCTGGTCTCCCTCGCCATGGACCTGGGCCTGGCCAAGGAGAAGCTCGCCGAGGACCCGCAGGTCGCCGCCCGCATGGTGGACGAGGCGCACGGCGAGGTGAAGATCGCGCTCCAGGAGCTGCGGGACCTCGCGCGCGGCATCCACCCGGCGGTCCTCACCGACCGCGGACTCGACGCGGCCCTCTCGTCGGTGGCCTCGCGCTGCACCGTCCCGGTCCGCGTGCAGGTGGAACTGCCGGGGCGGCCGGTGGCCGCGATCGAGGGGATCGCGTACTTCACGGTCTCCGAGCTGCTGCAGAACGTGAGCAAGCACTCCGGGGGCGGTGTGGCCAGCGTGGACGTGTGGAAGTCCGGGGACCGGCTGCTGATCCAGGTCGCCGACGACGGCCGCGGCGGGGCGAGCACCGGCGCGGGCGGCGGGCTCGCGGGCCTGGCGGAGCGGCTGGACGCGGTGGACGGCGTCCTGGTCGTCGACTCCCCCGACGGCGGCGGGACGACGGTGACCGCGGAGCTGCCCTGGCGGGTCTGA
- a CDS encoding sensor histidine kinase, translating into MTVNIPATQASDGQASGEDRLPPVRPVFGRETWKEIAHLLLNLPLAIIGFVYTVFMVSLGGGLAVTAMGLPLLACGLFVARGLGRIERARARALLGVRVDEPTPIPGPKRAGGFFPWLWTSLKDPVAWRTSLYGLIRLPWGVLTFTVALVGLFVLWPVLPYLTRGLTHVDRAMVRGLLSPVDELERRIAELESDRGVVVDTAAADLRRIERDLHDGAQARLVALAMGLGLAKEKLLEDPEAAAAMVDEAHGEVKIALQELRDLARGIHPAVLTDRGLDAALSSVASRCLVPVKVDVDLPARPAEAIEGIAYFTVSELLQNVSKHAQARIASVEVWRAADRLLIRVSDDGRGGAKVAGGGGTGMAGLAERLGAVDGLFVVESPEGGGTVVTAELPWRSRGI; encoded by the coding sequence ATGACCGTGAACATCCCAGCCACTCAAGCCTCTGACGGACAAGCCTCCGGCGAAGACCGCCTTCCGCCCGTCCGACCCGTGTTCGGGCGCGAGACCTGGAAGGAGATCGCCCACCTCCTGCTGAATCTGCCGTTGGCGATCATCGGATTTGTTTACACGGTGTTCATGGTGTCGCTGGGCGGCGGTCTGGCCGTCACCGCGATGGGACTGCCGCTGCTCGCCTGCGGCCTGTTCGTGGCGCGCGGGCTGGGGCGGATCGAACGCGCCCGGGCGCGGGCCCTGCTGGGCGTGCGCGTGGACGAACCGACGCCGATCCCCGGCCCGAAGCGGGCCGGCGGGTTCTTCCCCTGGCTGTGGACGAGCCTCAAGGACCCGGTGGCCTGGCGGACCTCGCTCTACGGGCTGATCCGGCTGCCGTGGGGGGTGCTGACCTTCACGGTCGCGCTGGTCGGCCTCTTCGTCCTGTGGCCCGTGCTCCCGTACCTGACGCGCGGTCTGACCCATGTGGACCGCGCGATGGTACGGGGCCTGCTCTCCCCCGTCGACGAGCTGGAGCGGCGCATCGCCGAGCTGGAGTCGGACCGCGGGGTGGTCGTCGACACCGCCGCGGCGGACCTGCGGCGCATCGAACGGGACCTGCACGACGGGGCGCAGGCCCGGCTGGTCGCGCTGGCGATGGGGCTGGGCCTGGCCAAGGAGAAGCTCCTGGAGGACCCGGAGGCGGCGGCCGCGATGGTGGACGAGGCGCACGGCGAGGTGAAGATCGCGCTCCAGGAGCTGCGGGACCTCGCGCGCGGCATCCACCCGGCGGTCCTCACCGACCGCGGACTCGACGCGGCCCTCTCGTCGGTGGCCTCGCGCTGCCTGGTGCCGGTGAAGGTGGACGTGGACCTTCCGGCCCGCCCGGCCGAGGCGATCGAGGGGATCGCGTACTTCACGGTCTCCGAGCTGCTCCAGAACGTCAGCAAGCACGCGCAGGCGCGGATCGCGAGCGTGGAGGTGTGGCGGGCCGCCGACCGGCTGCTGATCCGCGTCTCGGACGACGGGCGCGGCGGGGCGAAGGTCGCCGGAGGCGGCGGGACCGGCATGGCCGGGCTCGCGGAGCGGCTGGGGGCCGTGGACGGACTGTTCGTCGTCGAGTCCCCGGAGGGCGGCGGGACCGTGGTGACGGCGGAGCTGCCGTGGCGGTCCCGGGGCATCTGA
- a CDS encoding NADH-quinone oxidoreductase subunit A yields MAVTVLAADYFRSYSVVGVLAALGVLFVAVAFGAGRLLRPSVPTPEKLLTYECGVDPVGEGWAHTQVRYYVYAFLYVIFAVDSIFLFPWATVFAAAGYGATTLVEMFVFLGFLAVGLLYAYKKGVLEWT; encoded by the coding sequence ATGGCCGTGACCGTGCTCGCAGCCGACTATTTCCGGAGTTATTCGGTCGTCGGCGTGCTCGCCGCCCTGGGCGTGCTCTTCGTGGCCGTCGCCTTCGGCGCGGGCCGGCTGCTGCGTCCGTCGGTCCCGACCCCGGAGAAGCTGCTGACGTACGAGTGCGGCGTGGACCCCGTCGGCGAGGGCTGGGCGCACACCCAGGTCCGCTACTACGTCTACGCGTTCCTCTACGTCATCTTCGCCGTCGACTCGATCTTCCTCTTCCCCTGGGCGACCGTGTTCGCCGCCGCGGGCTACGGCGCCACCACGCTCGTGGAGATGTTCGTCTTCCTGGGCTTCCTGGCCGTCGGCCTGCTCTACGCGTACAAGAAGGGCGTCCTCGAATGGACGTGA
- a CDS encoding NADH-quinone oxidoreductase subunit B, producing MDVTPTPTPVDVTPAGTREPVPLPEPKRLGVLSRLAPEPMKVVLNWGRRYSLWVFNFGLACCAIEFIAASMARHDFIRLGVIPFAPGPRQADLMIVSGTVTDKMAPAVKRLYEQMPEPKYVISFGACSNCGGPYWDSYSVTKGVDQIIPVDVYVPGCPPRPEALLQGILKLQEKIARESLAERYANGPSVAQLTSGLVTPPPAGPVDGTRA from the coding sequence ATGGACGTGACACCGACACCGACACCGGTGGACGTGACACCGGCCGGGACCCGTGAGCCCGTGCCGCTGCCGGAGCCGAAGCGGCTGGGAGTGCTCTCCCGCCTGGCCCCCGAGCCGATGAAGGTGGTCCTGAACTGGGGCCGCCGCTACAGCCTGTGGGTCTTCAACTTCGGACTGGCCTGCTGCGCGATCGAGTTCATCGCCGCGTCCATGGCGCGGCACGACTTCATCCGGCTGGGCGTGATCCCCTTCGCGCCCGGTCCGCGCCAGGCCGACCTGATGATCGTATCGGGCACGGTGACGGACAAGATGGCCCCGGCCGTCAAGCGGCTCTACGAGCAGATGCCGGAGCCGAAGTACGTCATCTCCTTCGGCGCCTGCTCCAACTGCGGCGGCCCGTACTGGGACTCGTACTCGGTGACGAAGGGCGTGGACCAGATCATTCCGGTCGACGTCTACGTACCCGGCTGCCCGCCCCGCCCCGAGGCGCTCCTCCAGGGCATCCTCAAGCTCCAGGAGAAGATCGCCCGCGAATCGCTCGCGGAGCGGTATGCGAACGGGCCGTCGGTGGCGCAGCTGACGAGCGGCCTGGTCACGCCGCCGCCGGCCGGCCCGGTGGACGGGACCCGCGCATGA
- a CDS encoding NADH-quinone oxidoreductase subunit C yields the protein MNLYESLPDGAPQIFGEEALGSYAYNVLTVDVPVGSWISSLEIARDKLGCTYFDWLSAVDEPGTGFRICAHVVALEHHQVRRLLLRTTVPHAAPSLPSAIAVYAGAAWHERETFEMFGVTFTDHPNLVPLLLPENFEGHPLRKDFVLAARVAKAWPGAKEPGEGADPDGPKRRQMLPPGVPDPNEWGPLKGQLPPAPTRPTRTPRAAGAGAGTARAAGAGAGAGAGATREGAPARRARSVSAGSASQATPDAEATDALPEASETPPRPARRSRSVADGSASQAPAGTESPATPLGTETSEAAPADATTPGAPARPARRSRSVADGSASQATPDAEGTETPAPRRTAPRSPDAPWHTPKPAFDPAPAEPTPAPTSAEPTPAKAEPEPTPAEPNPAPAPAEPTSAPTSAGPTPAKAEPEPTPAEPTSAPAPAEPTPAPAPAEPTSAPAPAEPTPAPTSAGPNPDPTPAGPAAGDPARAEPAPGKPTPAQAPTEPAAGDPAEQDPARAEPSSGKPTPDAPPTEPSAGGPA from the coding sequence ATGAACCTCTACGAATCCCTTCCCGACGGCGCCCCGCAGATCTTCGGCGAGGAGGCGCTCGGCTCGTACGCGTACAACGTCCTGACGGTCGACGTCCCCGTCGGCAGCTGGATCTCCTCGCTGGAGATCGCGCGCGACAAACTGGGCTGCACGTACTTCGACTGGCTGAGCGCGGTCGACGAGCCGGGCACCGGCTTCCGGATCTGCGCGCACGTCGTGGCGCTGGAGCACCACCAGGTACGCCGTCTCCTCCTGCGCACCACGGTCCCGCACGCGGCGCCCTCCCTCCCCTCCGCGATCGCGGTGTACGCGGGGGCGGCGTGGCACGAACGCGAGACCTTCGAGATGTTCGGCGTGACCTTCACCGACCACCCGAACCTGGTCCCCCTGCTCCTCCCCGAGAACTTCGAGGGCCACCCGCTGCGCAAGGACTTCGTCCTGGCCGCGCGGGTCGCCAAGGCGTGGCCCGGGGCCAAGGAACCGGGCGAGGGCGCGGACCCGGACGGCCCGAAGCGCCGCCAGATGCTTCCCCCGGGCGTCCCCGACCCGAACGAATGGGGCCCCCTCAAGGGCCAACTCCCCCCGGCCCCCACCCGCCCGACCCGCACCCCCCGCGCGGCGGGCGCGGGCGCGGGTACCGCCCGCGCGGCGGGTGCCGGTGCCGGTGCCGGTGCGGGTGCGACCCGCGAGGGTGCCCCGGCCCGCCGCGCCCGCTCGGTATCGGCCGGCTCGGCGAGCCAGGCCACCCCGGACGCGGAGGCCACGGACGCGCTGCCCGAAGCCTCCGAAACCCCGCCGCGCCCGGCCCGCCGTAGCCGCTCCGTAGCGGACGGCTCCGCGAGCCAGGCGCCCGCGGGTACGGAGAGCCCCGCGACCCCGCTGGGTACGGAGACCTCCGAGGCCGCCCCCGCGGACGCGACCACCCCCGGAGCCCCCGCGCGCCCGGCCCGCCGTAGCCGCTCGGTAGCGGACGGCTCCGCGAGCCAGGCGACCCCGGACGCGGAGGGCACGGAGACCCCCGCGCCCCGCCGCACGGCCCCGCGCAGTCCGGATGCCCCCTGGCACACCCCGAAGCCCGCCTTCGACCCCGCCCCGGCGGAGCCGACCCCGGCACCCACGTCGGCGGAGCCGACCCCGGCCAAGGCCGAGCCGGAGCCCACCCCGGCGGAGCCGAACCCGGCACCTGCCCCGGCGGAGCCGACCTCGGCACCCACGTCGGCGGGGCCGACCCCGGCCAAGGCCGAGCCGGAGCCCACCCCGGCGGAGCCGACCTCGGCACCTGCCCCGGCGGAGCCGACCCCGGCACCTGCCCCGGCGGAGCCGACCTCGGCACCTGCCCCGGCGGAGCCGACCCCGGCACCCACGTCGGCGGGGCCGAACCCGGACCCGACCCCCGCCGGGCCCGCCGCAGGCGACCCGGCCCGGGCGGAGCCCGCCCCGGGGAAGCCGACCCCGGCCCAGGCCCCCACCGAGCCCGCCGCAGGCGACCCGGCGGAGCAGGACCCCGCCCGGGCGGAGCCCTCCTCGGGGAAGCCGACCCCGGACGCGCCCCCCACCGAGCCCTCCGCAGGAGGCCCCGCATGA